The proteins below come from a single Pirellulales bacterium genomic window:
- a CDS encoding MBL fold metallo-hydrolase: MVENAPVKTLQFKGLTIEGYSRAAVQTYWRIPELKLGFDLGVQPWTFMGTDTWFVSHCHLDHIAALPVYVARRRLMKMAPPTIYLPEYSIELVERLLKLFTRLDGGRMPCHLVPTKPGDEIELSREHVVTVSATEHRVPSLGFVVWDRRRKLKPQYQQLSGDQIRDLRLSGADVTDEVRVPIVAYVGDSAPAGLDRCPAMYEARVLITELTFIAPSHRKEKIHKYGHIHLDDIVERREKFRNELIIASHFSARYTSERIHRIVQRKIPGMLDGRLYLWA; this comes from the coding sequence ATTCTCGCGCTGCAGTCCAAACGTATTGGCGTATCCCGGAGTTAAAGCTGGGCTTCGATCTGGGCGTGCAACCGTGGACGTTCATGGGAACCGACACATGGTTTGTCTCGCATTGCCATCTCGACCACATCGCAGCGCTTCCGGTTTATGTGGCCCGGCGACGGCTAATGAAAATGGCGCCCCCGACCATTTACCTGCCTGAGTATTCCATCGAATTAGTCGAACGACTTTTGAAATTATTTACACGGCTCGATGGCGGTCGGATGCCGTGTCACTTGGTGCCGACGAAGCCGGGGGACGAAATTGAACTCTCACGCGAACACGTCGTTACCGTTTCAGCAACGGAACATCGTGTGCCGTCGCTAGGATTCGTGGTGTGGGACCGGCGGCGCAAGCTGAAACCACAATATCAACAGCTTAGCGGCGACCAAATTCGTGATTTGCGATTGAGCGGCGCCGATGTGACCGATGAAGTACGCGTGCCGATTGTGGCTTATGTCGGCGACAGCGCCCCTGCCGGGCTAGACCGTTGTCCGGCTATGTATGAAGCTCGCGTGTTAATTACCGAACTAACTTTTATCGCCCCTTCACACAGAAAGGAAAAAATCCACAAGTACGGACATATTCACTTGGATGACATTGTGGAGCGGCGCGAAAAGTTTCGAAACGAATTAATCATCGCTTCGCATTTTAGCGCGCGGTACACCTCGGAACGAATTCATCGCATCGTGCAACGTAAAATTCCTGGCATGCTTGATGGCCGCTTGTATTTATGGGCGTGA